Proteins encoded together in one bacterium window:
- the recR gene encoding recombination protein RecR, whose product MQIAEPLLIAIEELSKLPGIGKKTAQRLAIHLLKYETLQVENLITALQNLKLKLRFCSRCFNISEEELCNICKSEKRDQSILCVVEEASDVLAVEKTHEYRGLYHVLGGVLSPLSGITPDSLHIKELLRRFEEEDIQEVILALNPDTEGETTSLYLAKLLKPLGVKVTRIARGLPIGGDLEFADDATIGRAILNRSSL is encoded by the coding sequence GTGCAAATTGCTGAACCTCTTCTAATCGCAATTGAAGAATTGAGCAAGCTGCCCGGTATTGGTAAAAAAACCGCACAAAGACTTGCAATTCATCTTCTGAAATATGAAACTCTGCAAGTTGAAAATCTTATCACTGCTTTACAAAATTTAAAGTTGAAGCTGAGATTCTGTTCAAGGTGTTTTAATATTTCTGAGGAAGAACTTTGCAACATTTGTAAATCAGAAAAAAGAGATCAATCAATATTATGTGTGGTTGAGGAAGCAAGCGATGTTCTGGCAGTTGAAAAAACACACGAATACAGGGGTTTGTATCATGTACTTGGCGGCGTACTCTCACCACTGTCAGGAATTACTCCTGATTCACTTCATATAAAAGAGCTGCTTAGAAGATTTGAAGAGGAAGATATTCAGGAAGTAATTCTTGCTTTAAATCCTGATACCGAAGGTGAAACTACTTCTTTATATCTTGCTAAATTACTTAAGCCGCTTGGAGTGAAAGTTACGAGAATTGCTCGTGGACTGCCTATTGGTGGTGATCTTGAGTTTGCAGACGATGCAACAATTGGTCGAGCGATTTTAAATCGAAGCTCATTATGA
- a CDS encoding polysaccharide biosynthesis/export family protein — protein sequence MKFIFAFVLCFSGLFLITITPQQLPDYPERLVPDSMYQKFSSPSARIATEGIINPDEYKVGPGDKIFISISGVTEIVNTLIIDQEGWFYIPRVGGVDLRNATLKTAKEKISEAILKYYKDVDIFISLADFRMIKISLVGNIKKPSVFVLPANSRLMDLVTNSGQLNEDSDIRNIKVIPKEGETRTFDLLSFLRFGDFSNNPILVEGDVYSYKK from the coding sequence ATGAAATTTATTTTTGCATTTGTCCTCTGTTTTAGCGGGTTATTTTTAATTACAATAACACCGCAGCAGCTGCCGGATTATCCTGAAAGGCTGGTTCCTGACAGTATGTATCAAAAGTTTTCATCACCCTCAGCCAGAATCGCAACGGAAGGAATTATAAATCCGGATGAGTATAAAGTTGGACCAGGTGATAAAATATTTATATCGATCAGTGGTGTAACTGAAATTGTGAATACACTCATAATAGATCAGGAAGGCTGGTTTTACATTCCAAGAGTAGGTGGTGTTGATCTTCGTAATGCAACACTTAAAACTGCAAAAGAAAAAATATCAGAAGCGATTTTAAAGTATTATAAAGATGTAGATATTTTTATCTCTCTGGCAGATTTCAGGATGATTAAAATCTCACTTGTTGGAAATATCAAAAAACCTTCAGTATTTGTATTACCTGCCAATTCACGATTAATGGATCTTGTTACTAATTCAGGTCAATTGAATGAAGATTCAGATATTAGAAATATTAAAGTTATCCCAAAGGAAGGTGAGACAAGAACTTTTGACCTTCTAAGTTTTTTAAGATTTGGTGATTTTTCTAACAATCCTATTTTAGTCGAAGGTGATGTGTACTCGTACAAAAAGTAG
- a CDS encoding SLBB domain-containing protein, with protein MYEYRPDETILDMINLSGGFLYDARKDTIELIRFLEDGETQVSNYYSYDDLTNADILLQNKDHVVIRKIPEYLIDHYVQINGYVRFPGWYKINKNETSLKQIIEEAGGFLQDASLIEASLTRKMDVEETDPEFERLKLIPIENMTEDEYDYLKAKSRQHSGRVVVDFVKLFKQNDMLENILLHKDDIINVPEKKDYIIMLGQFVNPGKIVYEPSLTIQDYISLAGGFGWRALEGDVRIIKAKTGEWIDADDVDKLEAGDTIWAPEDPPGPKFWDVFTDALTVVAQLAAIVAASAAVIVAVR; from the coding sequence TTGTATGAGTATCGTCCTGACGAAACAATTTTGGATATGATTAATCTTTCAGGTGGATTTTTATACGATGCACGAAAGGATACCATTGAGCTTATCAGATTTCTTGAAGATGGTGAAACACAAGTCAGCAATTACTATTCTTATGATGATTTAACGAATGCCGATATTTTATTGCAAAATAAAGATCACGTTGTCATCAGAAAAATCCCGGAATATTTAATTGATCATTATGTTCAAATTAATGGGTATGTTCGATTTCCCGGCTGGTATAAAATCAATAAAAACGAAACTAGTCTAAAGCAAATCATTGAAGAAGCTGGTGGATTTTTACAGGACGCTTCTTTAATCGAGGCCTCATTGACAAGAAAGATGGATGTTGAAGAAACTGATCCGGAATTTGAAAGACTTAAATTAATTCCGATAGAAAACATGACAGAAGATGAATATGATTACCTTAAAGCGAAATCTAGACAGCATTCCGGGAGGGTTGTTGTGGATTTTGTAAAACTCTTTAAGCAGAATGATATGCTTGAAAACATCCTTTTACATAAAGATGATATTATTAATGTTCCTGAAAAGAAAGATTACATAATCATGCTTGGTCAGTTTGTAAATCCGGGTAAAATAGTCTACGAACCTTCACTTACAATTCAGGATTATATCTCTTTAGCAGGTGGTTTTGGCTGGCGAGCTTTGGAAGGTGATGTTAGAATAATTAAAGCAAAAACAGGTGAATGGATTGATGCTGATGATGTGGATAAACTTGAAGCAGGAGATACAATCTGGGCACCCGAAGATCCACCAGGTCCAAAATTCTGGGATGTTTTTACAGATGCATTAACTGTTGTCGCACAGCTTGCAGCGATTGTAGCCGCTTCTGCAGCAGTAATTGTGGCAGTGAGGTAA
- a CDS encoding SDR family oxidoreductase has protein sequence MQTAVVTGGAGFLGSHLCDKLLSEGMKVICIDNLITGSTDNISHLAGNENFSFIKHDITNYIFIPGKVDHILHFASPASPIDYLQLPIQTLKVGSLGTHKALGLAKEKKARFLLASTSEVYGDPEIHPQPEEYWGNVNPIGPRGVYDEAKRFAEALVMAYQRYHNLETRIVRIFNTFGPRMRLKDGRAIPNFIMQALTGQPITVYGDGSQTRSFCYITDQVDGLFKLLMSDEKEPVNIGNPEEIPLLDIAKEIIELTSSSSKIVFEDLPVNDPKVRQPDITKARTKLGWEPKVNRRQGLEKTIEYFKKLV, from the coding sequence ATGCAGACAGCTGTGGTTACCGGCGGTGCTGGCTTCCTGGGTTCACACTTATGTGATAAATTACTCAGTGAAGGAATGAAGGTTATTTGTATTGATAATTTGATCACGGGAAGTACTGATAACATTTCACATCTCGCGGGAAATGAAAATTTTTCATTCATTAAGCATGATATTACTAACTACATATTCATTCCTGGTAAGGTCGATCATATCCTTCACTTTGCATCTCCTGCAAGTCCAATAGACTATTTGCAATTACCTATTCAGACTTTAAAAGTTGGATCTCTTGGAACTCACAAAGCATTGGGTTTAGCAAAAGAGAAAAAAGCCCGATTTCTCCTTGCCTCAACTTCTGAGGTTTATGGTGATCCTGAAATCCATCCGCAACCTGAAGAATATTGGGGTAATGTAAATCCGATTGGACCCAGAGGGGTGTATGATGAAGCAAAAAGGTTTGCTGAAGCACTGGTTATGGCTTATCAGCGTTATCATAATCTTGAAACAAGAATTGTCAGAATATTCAACACCTTTGGTCCGAGGATGAGATTAAAAGATGGGAGGGCCATACCAAATTTTATTATGCAGGCCTTAACCGGACAGCCCATCACAGTTTATGGAGACGGATCACAAACACGAAGTTTTTGTTACATCACTGATCAGGTTGATGGGTTATTCAAATTACTTATGTCCGATGAAAAAGAACCTGTGAACATTGGTAATCCGGAGGAAATACCTTTATTAGACATCGCCAAAGAAATTATAGAGTTGACTAGTAGTAGCAGTAAAATAGTCTTTGAAGATTTGCCTGTTAATGATCCAAAAGTAAGACAACCAGATATTACAAAAGCCAGAACAAAACTTGGGTGGGAACCAAAGGTAAATAGAAGACAAGGATTAGAAAAAACTATTGAGTATTTCAAAAAGCTTGTTTGA
- a CDS encoding polysaccharide biosynthesis C-terminal domain-containing protein, translating into MSNKFTSTIAGASIFISILGLISRGLGFIREMIFANNFGLETEFDLYLVGAVLPITINTVLLYISQNYFIPEFQKVGSSQSQKYFRQSILIFTVAGLLFTCLLFLASETVVNFYMPSADLNSQETAILVFRIFLITIPFSAAISVLSALLQSLYEFKYPAISILFLNISIIILLILFSDQYGVYIIPVGYVAGTILQFLFLLSKSRKFLKFDFRLDKEELNISRSILSSSIVIIILIESMSQLYSIFDRYFYGQISAGGIASLNYALIIWFLPVSIFSISLATAVFPVITKAINDDSHGEIEKIYNESISMNVFLFVPLAFILFFYGDVLIKIFFERGKFVKEILK; encoded by the coding sequence ATGAGTAATAAATTCACTTCTACGATCGCCGGAGCATCGATTTTTATTTCCATACTTGGATTAATCAGCAGAGGTCTCGGCTTTATTCGTGAAATGATTTTTGCTAATAACTTTGGATTAGAAACAGAGTTCGATCTCTATCTTGTTGGTGCTGTCCTGCCAATTACCATTAATACTGTTTTGCTGTACATCAGTCAAAATTATTTTATCCCTGAATTTCAAAAAGTTGGTTCTAGCCAATCTCAAAAATATTTCAGACAGTCAATTCTCATATTTACCGTTGCTGGTTTGCTATTTACCTGCCTGCTATTTCTTGCCAGTGAAACAGTAGTAAACTTTTATATGCCATCGGCAGATTTGAACAGTCAGGAGACTGCGATACTGGTATTTAGAATATTTTTAATTACAATTCCGTTTTCAGCTGCGATCTCAGTTCTATCAGCATTACTACAAAGCTTGTATGAATTTAAATATCCCGCAATCTCAATTTTATTTCTTAATATCTCCATTATCATTCTTCTGATTCTTTTTTCTGACCAATATGGAGTATACATAATTCCTGTAGGATATGTAGCAGGTACAATATTGCAGTTTCTTTTCCTGCTGTCTAAGTCCAGAAAGTTTTTAAAGTTTGACTTTCGGTTAGATAAAGAAGAGCTAAATATCTCCAGATCAATATTGAGTTCATCGATTGTCATAATAATACTTATTGAATCTATGAGTCAGTTGTATTCAATATTTGATAGATACTTTTATGGACAAATTTCAGCAGGTGGCATAGCCTCACTGAATTATGCGTTAATAATCTGGTTCCTTCCGGTTTCCATTTTTTCTATTTCATTAGCTACTGCTGTTTTCCCGGTAATTACTAAGGCGATCAATGATGATTCTCACGGTGAGATCGAAAAAATTTATAACGAAAGCATATCAATGAATGTATTTTTATTCGTGCCTTTAGCGTTCATTCTTTTTTTCTATGGTGATGTTCTTATAAAAATATTTTTTGAAAGAGGAAAGTTTGTAAAAGAAATACTGAAATGA
- a CDS encoding polysaccharide biosynthesis C-terminal domain-containing protein, translated as MTFGVLKFYSISLVFYSVYAVFNKIFYSIKSANILLYITGGGVILKLLLNFVLVEYHQDGLALSTSISFIFFFSASYIFLNKRLKIKERTLFIRDFLFHIINCIICFLVVTIFSNLFFGNVLFNELFKIILFISLFIVNILIIKHKTLNITQRVFNRFSPLNYLKQGAEA; from the coding sequence ATGACTTTTGGTGTTTTAAAGTTCTATTCGATAAGTCTTGTATTCTATTCAGTTTATGCTGTTTTCAATAAAATATTTTACAGCATTAAAAGTGCAAACATCCTGCTTTATATTACAGGGGGAGGCGTAATATTAAAACTATTATTAAACTTTGTATTAGTTGAATACCATCAGGATGGACTTGCTTTAAGTACGAGTATTAGTTTCATATTTTTCTTTTCGGCGAGCTATATTTTTCTAAATAAAAGATTAAAGATCAAAGAAAGAACACTTTTTATAAGGGATTTTCTGTTTCACATAATAAATTGTATCATATGTTTTTTAGTGGTTACCATTTTTTCGAATTTATTTTTTGGAAATGTATTGTTTAATGAGCTATTCAAGATTATACTGTTTATAAGTTTATTTATTGTTAATATTTTAATAATAAAGCATAAAACTTTAAATATTACTCAACGAGTGTTCAATCGTTTTAGCCCACTTAATTATTTAAAGCAAGGCGCTGAAGCCTGA
- a CDS encoding O-antigen ligase family protein, whose product MNKLIKIFDADFQDLQSLFFISLLLSIPAILLGEYLIIGIPLIVLLMLTLSLGERFIIIIIIVSLFTLVGEVSRTLRPIVYVVDFSLLGYFFLKKYGLNFGAYPQIPKSLQLFLILYFTVMIVSSVMSNYPAAVINVLGRQIALFVIAYVFFSLISSIKDLKLYFNSIYIVAFILVSSSLIAFSNGDVSLLDIFSPNRPRVSAIITNIEASTNFYVVSFPLLICTLLNKKNFSDKKLEYFLLIFFGIGLILTMSRSAIIGITFSTAMIFFILVRKRFYQLLFGIITIGMMFLLLQPLNELLSTFLRIESGMSARDYIWQMSIDMISDHFIFGVGPGAYQYEMFNYFPYMLDDWWGRLFIYFYEVTGGANLSHNFFLTFFTDMGILGLLTAVFLPIVYLRIGIKTLRKYKADLPERYYFIVGLFAAGCSIIIRNLLNSIGLLYVGGIQTDLPFWLIFGSLIYFYRIPLKSSVTTALNN is encoded by the coding sequence ATGAATAAACTGATAAAAATATTTGATGCAGATTTCCAAGACCTACAGTCTTTGTTTTTTATCTCATTACTTTTAAGTATTCCAGCGATTTTGCTTGGTGAGTACTTGATTATTGGAATCCCATTAATAGTTTTACTCATGCTTACCTTAAGTCTTGGAGAAAGATTTATCATAATAATAATTATTGTATCTTTATTCACACTTGTAGGAGAAGTTAGTAGAACACTCAGACCAATAGTGTATGTTGTAGATTTTAGCTTGTTAGGTTATTTCTTCCTCAAAAAATATGGACTGAATTTCGGTGCATATCCGCAAATACCAAAATCTTTACAATTGTTTTTGATCTTATATTTTACAGTTATGATCGTTTCTTCAGTAATGTCAAACTATCCGGCTGCTGTAATAAATGTACTTGGAAGACAGATAGCCTTGTTTGTCATTGCATATGTATTTTTTTCATTAATTAGTTCCATAAAGGATCTGAAACTTTACTTCAATTCTATATATATCGTAGCTTTTATTTTAGTTAGCTCTTCATTAATTGCTTTCTCAAATGGGGACGTAAGTCTACTGGATATATTTTCACCAAATCGGCCGCGAGTTTCAGCAATCATCACTAATATAGAAGCATCAACGAACTTTTATGTCGTTTCTTTCCCATTGCTGATATGTACTCTCCTTAATAAGAAAAATTTTTCAGATAAGAAATTAGAATATTTTCTACTAATATTTTTTGGTATTGGTCTGATACTAACTATGTCTCGTTCTGCAATTATCGGAATTACTTTTAGTACAGCAATGATATTTTTTATTCTCGTGAGAAAAAGATTTTATCAATTGCTCTTTGGTATTATAACAATAGGTATGATGTTTTTACTTCTTCAACCTCTAAATGAATTGTTATCCACTTTTTTAAGAATTGAATCCGGCATGAGCGCAAGAGATTACATTTGGCAGATGTCTATTGATATGATAAGCGACCATTTTATATTTGGTGTGGGTCCTGGGGCATATCAATATGAAATGTTCAATTACTTTCCTTATATGTTAGATGATTGGTGGGGCAGGTTGTTCATATACTTCTATGAAGTTACAGGCGGAGCAAATTTATCACATAATTTTTTTCTAACGTTTTTTACTGATATGGGAATTTTAGGATTATTAACAGCTGTTTTTCTGCCTATTGTCTATCTTCGTATTGGGATTAAAACACTGAGAAAATATAAAGCTGATTTACCTGAAAGATATTATTTTATCGTGGGATTATTTGCTGCCGGGTGTAGTATTATCATTAGAAACTTGCTTAATAGCATCGGACTCTTGTATGTTGGAGGTATTCAAACTGATTTGCCTTTCTGGTTAATATTTGGTAGCCTAATTTACTTCTATCGAATTCCTTTGAAATCCTCTGTTACTACTGCATTGAATAACTGA
- a CDS encoding glycosyltransferase family 9 protein, whose protein sequence is MKFKKSKIPLTELIGNYKFISVIIENILGIIFLLFKLLNKKSAITTGQVVIISLNRIGDTIFTIPALREIVKTYSDKVIIYCFTESVPIYKLEFPNLKFSVVTHDEFRFSERIPKGSAKNKLIKLKPELIIDFTGSMVSALLILETLTKKVVGINRNYFRKVYDEFIPVRKEPDLIDIYYDAISPVLSASVRHKFNLDRINANPDGAILIHPYAGWKEKEWNFKKIISLASLINEEYEVNLIVKKNQLENDVKNEIDYHKIGIVITDSIDKLIEQIKECSLFIGNDSGPVNIANYLGKPTYSIYGSTNPDFTASTETYQIFSQKILNCSAQRNDKYCAIGADIYSCPGNECMNILSVEEVYNALQPLLNSYCSKK, encoded by the coding sequence ATGAAGTTTAAAAAATCAAAAATTCCGCTAACCGAACTGATCGGTAATTATAAATTTATATCAGTTATCATAGAAAATATTTTAGGAATTATTTTTTTATTATTTAAACTATTAAATAAGAAATCTGCAATAACCACCGGTCAAGTTGTTATAATATCATTAAACAGAATTGGCGATACAATTTTTACAATTCCTGCGTTGAGAGAAATAGTCAAAACATATTCAGATAAAGTGATCATATACTGTTTCACTGAGTCAGTCCCGATTTATAAATTGGAATTTCCTAACCTCAAGTTTTCAGTAGTTACCCATGATGAATTTCGCTTTAGTGAGAGAATTCCAAAAGGTTCTGCGAAAAACAAATTAATAAAATTGAAACCCGAACTGATAATTGATTTTACAGGTTCAATGGTATCAGCTTTATTAATTCTAGAAACGCTGACAAAAAAAGTTGTTGGAATAAATAGAAATTATTTTAGAAAAGTTTATGATGAATTTATTCCTGTTAGAAAAGAACCAGATCTGATTGATATTTATTATGATGCAATTTCGCCCGTTCTCAGTGCTTCAGTTCGCCACAAATTTAATCTTGATAGGATTAATGCAAATCCCGATGGTGCAATTCTTATTCATCCTTATGCCGGGTGGAAAGAAAAAGAATGGAACTTTAAGAAAATAATTTCTCTGGCATCTCTAATCAATGAAGAATATGAAGTTAATCTGATTGTAAAAAAAAATCAGCTTGAGAATGATGTGAAAAATGAAATTGATTACCACAAGATTGGAATAGTAATTACCGATTCTATAGATAAATTAATAGAACAGATTAAAGAATGTTCACTATTTATTGGCAACGATTCTGGTCCGGTTAATATAGCTAACTATCTCGGTAAACCAACTTATTCTATATATGGTTCGACTAATCCAGATTTTACCGCTTCCACAGAAACGTATCAAATATTTAGTCAAAAGATTCTTAATTGTTCAGCACAAAGAAATGATAAGTATTGTGCTATTGGAGCCGATATATATTCTTGTCCAGGAAATGAATGTATGAATATACTATCTGTTGAAGAAGTTTATAATGCTCTGCAGCCGCTATTAAATTCTTATTGTTCAAAAAAATGA
- a CDS encoding glycosyltransferase family 4 protein has translation MIKILYILEATSGGTQKHVIDIARKIDRSEFQIDIVFSTKRNKNFLQESVGIFNRTYGLPISRSGSFTDISNILKIRKIIKENKYDIVHCHSTKAGFVGRLATFISRHPNVVYSPHGFMFCDTRIKARRLLYLQLEKYLGYLTNKLVAVSGSERDLALEHKIVPSKKVITLYNSIDPSDYSDHIYENKVSDKLKDKNSDIILGTVGRLYYQKDPITLIKSFKIINDAIPNTKLVIVGDGPLIDKCLELINELGLQERIQLAGFQKNSKAFYKIFDLFILSSHYEGLPYALLEAMVMGIPSVGTNVVGIKDLILPGETGYLVEEGDYKGLANAVLSLLENPSLLTLFSENARRMTHTNFNFNEGIKEYEQFYTDQCLRTA, from the coding sequence ATGATAAAGATTCTATATATTCTTGAAGCAACTTCCGGTGGAACCCAAAAACACGTCATCGATATAGCCAGAAAAATAGACAGATCTGAATTTCAAATCGATATAGTTTTCTCAACCAAAAGGAATAAAAATTTTCTTCAGGAAAGCGTTGGCATTTTTAACAGAACTTATGGATTGCCCATTAGTAGAAGCGGTTCTTTTACAGACATTTCGAATATTTTAAAGATCAGAAAAATTATTAAAGAAAATAAATATGACATTGTACATTGTCATAGTACTAAAGCGGGATTTGTTGGGAGGTTGGCTACCTTTATAAGCCGACATCCAAATGTTGTTTACTCTCCACACGGCTTTATGTTTTGCGACACTCGAATAAAAGCAAGAAGACTTCTTTACCTTCAATTAGAAAAGTATCTCGGTTATCTTACCAATAAATTAGTTGCCGTATCGGGTTCGGAACGGGATTTGGCCTTAGAACATAAAATCGTTCCAAGCAAAAAAGTTATTACACTTTACAATTCCATCGATCCAAGTGACTATAGTGATCACATCTATGAGAACAAGGTTTCAGATAAATTAAAAGACAAAAATTCAGACATCATTCTCGGAACTGTCGGAAGATTATATTATCAAAAAGATCCTATCACATTAATAAAGAGTTTCAAAATCATTAACGATGCTATCCCCAATACTAAATTAGTTATAGTTGGAGATGGTCCTTTGATCGATAAGTGTCTTGAATTAATTAATGAATTAGGTCTGCAGGAAAGAATTCAGTTAGCAGGGTTTCAGAAAAACTCAAAAGCTTTTTATAAAATTTTTGATTTGTTTATTCTTTCGTCTCATTACGAAGGACTTCCATATGCTCTTCTTGAAGCAATGGTTATGGGAATACCTTCAGTTGGAACTAATGTTGTTGGAATAAAAGATTTAATTCTTCCAGGTGAAACAGGTTATCTCGTGGAAGAAGGCGATTACAAGGGCTTGGCAAATGCTGTTTTAAGTTTACTTGAAAATCCTTCTCTTCTCACACTCTTCAGTGAAAATGCCAGACGCATGACACATACAAACTTTAATTTTAATGAAGGCATAAAAGAATACGAGCAGTTCTACACTGATCAATGTCTTCGGACCGCTTAA